A part of Chlorocebus sabaeus isolate Y175 chromosome 4, mChlSab1.0.hap1, whole genome shotgun sequence genomic DNA contains:
- the LOC140711609 gene encoding uncharacterized protein: MASEWGANLDGLLGQGLTKQVPLKPRSEGRAGTCGRRSPSELRIAGFPGEVRADNKTRRRIARAGSRAPQDVGRRPACSKPEINTCGSRGCRRWGSQQGSAALGPRNRDSPSPPAPQLSRHCLQPRATIVSSAKSGSPASLRGRTARGAVSPEGLSGDGFLFPSRPAHRHHPRCRGRRPPSAPPPLPLPLPSLSPDPCMDLARAAPHRACQLSLAPRLSTAGRQGHTSRGERKQPARTGTAGVVFDQPWNWKLGFQEVKSKYNIVFQTVLLLHPSQSTLYLKLPVHTNCT, encoded by the exons ATGGCGAGTGAGTGGGGAGCTAATTTGGATGGCTTGTTGGGACAAGGCCTCACTAAGCAGGTGCCACTGAAGCCGAGGTCTGAAGGCAGAGCAGGAACCTGCGGGCGAAGGTCGCCATCCGAACTGCGAATCGCCGGTTTCCCTGGGGAG GTGCGGGCGGATAACAAAACCCGGCGCCGGATCGCCCGGGCCGGATCACGGGCGCCGCAGGATGTGGGCAGAAGGCCTGCCTGTTCCAAGCCTGAAATCAACACCTGCGGTTCCCGGGGGTGCCGCCGCTGGGGCTCGCAGCAAGGCTCCGCGGCGCTAGGCCCGAGAAACCGAGACTCCCCTAGTCCCCCTGCCCCCCAGCTCTCGCGCCACTGCCTCCAGCCCCGAGCCACCATTGTTTCCAGTGCCAAATCGGGCAGCCCCGCTAGCCTCCGGGGCCGAACCGCCAGGGGCGCCGTGAGCCCCGAGGGGCTCTCCGGGGACGGCTTCCTTTTCCCCTCTCGGCCTGCGCATCGCCACCACCCTCGCTGCAGAGGCCGCCGCCCTCCCAGCGCGCCACCACCGcttcctctgcctcttccctccctcaGCCCCGACCCCTGCATGGACTTGGCTCGGGCTGCGCCTCACCGCGCCTGCCAACTGTCACTCGCTCCGAGGCTGTCAACAGCGGGGCGCCAGGGACACACAAGCCGAGGCGAGCGCAAACAGCCTGCACGAACAGGGACGGCCGGGGTGGTGTTTGACCAGCCCTGGAATTGGAAACTAGGTTTCCAAGAAGTCAAGTCGAAGTACAATATTGTATTTCAAACTGTCTTGTTACTACATCCCTCACAATCCACGCTCTACTTGAAACTTCCAGTGCATACCAACtgcacttag